A region from the Metopolophium dirhodum isolate CAU chromosome 9, ASM1992520v1, whole genome shotgun sequence genome encodes:
- the LOC132952049 gene encoding glutamyl aminopeptidase-like, whose amino-acid sequence MTSVIKWVFVLFLAAVTAGLDMVPEDEKHSEIANSSIMADKPWESTHRLSPYVRPQQYFINLYPNLQQGSFVGSVNITIILDTAQSYIKLHSKELNITETKLNSSSVTAFPYPENEFLVVVPNEELSAGEYELQISFEGSLLGKPIGFYRSSYNDSKSHEEHYIASSKFEPTFARLAFPCFDEPQLKSKFKISLTRPSGNNYIALSNMNQESEEINVPTNGLTTVHFANTVPMSTYLACFIVCDFQSLEPVKADQGFPLTVYAKSGETENMKYAQQVGIKAINYYVNYFGIQYQLPKLDLIPIPDFISGAMENWGLVTFHETRVLYNKSTTSINDQEMIAFTVAHELAHMWFGNLVTMKWWNDLWLNEGFATYMKYKATQVVHPDWDVDTSFLTHSLHFVQDEDSSFSSRAIVPNATNLQRISTMFNSISYSKGSSVIRMLEGILGKEVFRIGVSAYLKRFAFKNAETDDLWTELQTVAQNTVNVKKVMDTWTRQAGFPVVSAIRNGTKLTLKQQRFLSNPNTDSSNDSTPYNYKWEIPITYTTSTNNTVHKVWLSKDEDSITIDIPDSEWIKLNHRQVGYYIINYSESDWCSLNNLLEKNVDALSAADRSNLIHDAFSLAKANYLPYGIALNMTKYLSKEHHYVPWDVAATNLQTLSEHLYQRPAHKNLERYIQHLLESITKDLWNDSSDRNLLQRKLRAVIFKLGCANGLPSCQTKAYELFKRFLNDKVRPHPDIRYTVYYYGMSMGNDSEWNRLWDIFLNEQDPQEKEKFRDALTASKETSILNRLLQHTKNESRLSSRDHFKIISQINLNPIGNQIVWDFLRDNLKYLVDRYSHDKWQLEKLMYSVCSRFNTQERIGEMNIFFDKHPEAVDGIDVRKSALEAVSNNIKWLEKHEAVISNWFINVI is encoded by the exons CATTCAGAAATTGCCAATTCG agTATAATGGCAGATAAACCATGGGAATCTACACATCGGTTATCCCCGTACGTTCGCCCACAGCAGTACTTCATTAATTTGTACCCAAATCTTCAACAAGGTTCATTTGTTGGTTCagttaatataacaataatattggacACTGCTCAAAGTTACATCAAGCTACATTCAAAAGAATTGAATATCACAGAAACTAAACTCAATTCTAGTTCTGTAACAGCGTTTCCATATCCAGAAAATGAATTTTTGGTAGTGGTGCCTAATGAAGAACTAAGTGCTGGGGAATACGAATTACAAATATCATTTGAAGGTAGTTTATTAGGCAAACCAATTGGATTTTATCGAAGCAGTTATAATGATTCAAAGAGCCATGAAGAACATTATATTGCTAGTTCAAAGTTTGAACCAACTTTTGCGCGGTTAGCGTTTCCATGTTTTGATGAGCCTCaactgaaatcaaaatttaaaattagtttaactCGACCATCTGGTAATAACTATATAGCATTATCCAATATGAACCAAGAg tcTGAAGAGATCAATGTCCCTACAAATGGACTGACAACTGTCCATTTTGCTAATACTGTCCCAATGTCTACGTATCTGGCTTGTTTTATTGTGTGTGATTTTCAATCACTTGAACCTGTAAAAGCAGATCAAGGATTTCCGTTAACAGTTTATGCCAAAAGTGGTGAAAccgaaaatatgaaatatgctCAACAAGTAGGAATAAAGGCAATTAATTATTACGTCAATTATTTTGGCATTCAATACCAACTACCAAAATTAG ATCTGATACCAATCCCAGATTTTATTTCTGGAGCAATGGAAAATTGGGGTCTTGTGACATTTCATGAAACGAgagttttgtataataaaagtaCTACTTCTATTAATGACCAAGAGATGATCGCATTTACTGTTGCTCATGAATTGGCTCATATGTGGTTTGGAAATCTtg TTACTATGAAATGGTGGAACGACTTATGGCTTAACGAAGGGTTTGCCACTTACATGAAATATAAAGCTACCCAAGTTGTCCACCCTGATTGGGATGTT gACACATCATTTCTAACTCATAGTCTCCATTTTGTACAAGATGAAGATAGTAGTTTTAGTTCTCGTGCTATAGTGCCAAATGCTACTAATCTCCAAAGAATATCCACTATGTTTAATAGCATATCATATTCTAAG GGTTCTTCTGTAATACGAATGTTGGAAGGAATATTGGGTAAAGAAGTCTTCAGAATTGGAGTGAGCGCATATTTAAAACgttttgcatttaaaaatgctGAAACTGATGATTTATGGACAGAATTACAAACGGTGGCTCAAAATacagtcaatgttaaaaaa gttaTGGACACGTGGACACGTCAAGCAGGATTCCCAGTAGTATCGGCAATACGGAATGGAACTAAACTAACTTTAAAGCAGCAACGATTTTTGTCCAACCCAAATACTGATTCGTCAAATGACTCAActccatataattataaatgggaAATACCAATCACTTATACCACTTCAACTAATAATACTGTACATAAGGTTTGGTTATCCAAAGACGAGGATTCAA ttactattgacATACCTGATTCTGAATGGATAAAACTAAATCACAGACAAGTTGGATATTACATCATAAACTATTCTGAGAGTGATTGGTGTTCACTTaacaatttattagaaaaaaatgttgat GCTTTAAGTGCAGCTGACCGTTCAAATCTTATTCATGATGCCTTTAGTTTGGCAAAAGCTAATTACTTACCGTATGGAATTGCCTTAAacatgacaaaatatttatccaAGGAACATCATTATGTTCCTTGGGATGTAGCTGCTACTAACTTACAGACATTAAGTGAACATTTATATCAACGCCCGGCACATAAAAACCTTGAA agatatatacaacatttattAGAAAGTATAACAAAAGATTTATGGAACGATTCAAGTGATCGAAACTTATTACAACGTAAGCTTCGAGCAGTCATTTTCAAATTAGGATGTGCAAATGGGTTACCAAGTTGTCAAACAAAAGCATATGAATTATTCAAACGATTTTTGAATGATAAAGTCCGACCACATCCTGATATTAGatatacagtttattattatg GAATGTCTATGGGAAATGATAGTGAATGGAATAGACTGTGGGACATATTCTTAAATGAACAAGACCCTCAGGAAAAAGAGAAATTTAGGGATGCATTAACAGCTTCAAAAGAAAcatcaatattaaatag ACTATTGCAACATACAAAAAATGAGAGCCGTCTTAGTTCCCGAGATCATTTCAAAATCATATCACAGATAAACCTTAATCCTATTGGAAATCAAATCGTATGGGACTTTTTGAG GGATAATTTGAAGTACTTGGTTGATCGTTATTCTCATGATAAATGGCAACTTGAAAAACTCATGTATTCAGTTTGTTCTCGTTTCAATACACAAGAACGTATCGgagaa atgaacatattttttgataaacatcCAGAAGCTGTAGATGGAATTGACGTACGAAAATCTGCACTAGAAGCTGTATCTAATAACATTAAATGGTTAGAAAAACACGAAGCTGTTATTAGTAATTGGTTTATTAATGtcatctaa
- the LOC132952588 gene encoding 52 kDa repressor of the inhibitor of the protein kinase-like isoform X2, with amino-acid sequence MSSRKSGYSFKCIVKSCGELKIQKESVSFFSFPKDPARCKIWLERCQLPADILQQKNTKLCGKHFEKNMFLNFLENRLKPDAIPTLFPDERDGCDAL; translated from the exons atgtcgAGCCGAAAGAGTGGgtattcatttaaatgtattgtgaAATCGTGCGGagaacttaaaattcaaaaagaaagtgttagttttttttcttttcccaaAGATCCTGCTcg ATGTAAAATTTGGTTAGAGCGATGTCAACTGCCAGCTGACAttctacaacaaaaaaatactaaattatgtggaaaacattttgaaaaaaatatgtttttaaattttttggagaACAGGTTAAAACCAGATGCTATACCTACACTATTTCCAG atGAAAGAGATGGTTGTGAT GCACTTTAG
- the LOC132952588 gene encoding 52 kDa repressor of the inhibitor of the protein kinase-like isoform X1, with the protein MSSRKSGYSFKCIVKSCGELKIQKESVSFFSFPKDPARCKIWLERCQLPADILQQKNTKLCGKHFEKNMFLNFLENRLKPDAIPTLFPDERDGCDVSTSLELSSSDKVGICTFISSWHFRHQDPKYLKIV; encoded by the exons atgtcgAGCCGAAAGAGTGGgtattcatttaaatgtattgtgaAATCGTGCGGagaacttaaaattcaaaaagaaagtgttagttttttttcttttcccaaAGATCCTGCTcg ATGTAAAATTTGGTTAGAGCGATGTCAACTGCCAGCTGACAttctacaacaaaaaaatactaaattatgtggaaaacattttgaaaaaaatatgtttttaaattttttggagaACAGGTTAAAACCAGATGCTATACCTACACTATTTCCAG atGAAAGAGATGGTTGTGATGTAAGTACATCTTTGGAGTTATCATCTAGTGACAAAGTTGGAATCTGTACCTTTATTAGCAGTTG GCACTTTAGACACCAGGATCCCAAATACCTGAAAATAGTATAa